The Bacteroidota bacterium genome window below encodes:
- a CDS encoding MerR family transcriptional regulator has product MEKATQFDKLYYSISEVAEMMEVNSSLIRFWEKEFSAFVKPKKNRNGKRMFTAADIEILKNIYFLTKEKGYTLTGARNYLNAGKKNLDKNIYLSESLKNIKGFLLDLRNQLND; this is encoded by the coding sequence ATGGAAAAAGCAACCCAATTCGACAAATTATATTATTCTATCAGTGAAGTAGCTGAAATGATGGAGGTAAACTCTTCCTTGATTCGATTCTGGGAAAAGGAATTTTCAGCTTTTGTGAAGCCTAAGAAAAACCGGAACGGCAAACGCATGTTTACTGCAGCTGATATCGAAATCCTTAAAAATATCTATTTTCTCACAAAAGAAAAGGGCTATACACTTACAGGTGCACGCAACTATTTAAATGCCGGAAAAAAAAACCTGGATAAAAACATTTACCTTAGCGAATCTCTCAAAAACATCAAAGGATTTTTATTGGATCTGAGGAATCAACTAAATGATTAA
- a CDS encoding M23 family metallopeptidase, with amino-acid sequence MAKIKYKFNPDNLAFEKFKRSRVEWIMRLGGIISSFIIITFGFYLIVSFFFETPREKIQNREIEYLVLQNKLQKERVESLNNIVDELENRDENIYRNIFEAEPIPQSIRDAGYGGVEKYANLEGYSNSDLAIESQKQIDKLSKKLYILSKSYDQLEIMAEKKGEMLASIPAIQPVKTEKKVRIASGFGWRVHPLYKVMKFHEGLDFSGSIGTDIYATGDGTVVEVEYSRRGYGNKVVISHGFGYKTLYAHMHKFNVRRGQKVKRGEKIGVIGNTGLSTGPHLHYEVILNGKKLNPVYFFHNDLTPAEYEKVLQLAEQANQALD; translated from the coding sequence ATGGCAAAAATCAAATATAAATTCAATCCGGATAATTTAGCTTTTGAGAAATTCAAGCGCTCAAGGGTTGAATGGATAATGCGACTTGGAGGAATAATTTCTTCCTTCATTATCATCACCTTTGGTTTTTACCTCATTGTTTCATTCTTTTTTGAAACTCCACGAGAAAAAATTCAGAATCGGGAAATAGAATATCTCGTACTCCAAAACAAGTTGCAAAAAGAACGGGTTGAGTCACTAAACAATATTGTTGATGAACTTGAAAACCGCGATGAAAATATTTATCGAAATATTTTTGAAGCTGAGCCCATTCCTCAGAGTATTCGTGATGCCGGTTATGGAGGGGTTGAAAAATATGCCAATCTGGAAGGATATTCCAATTCTGATTTGGCAATAGAATCCCAAAAGCAAATTGATAAGCTATCGAAAAAACTGTATATACTTTCAAAGTCCTACGATCAACTGGAGATCATGGCTGAGAAAAAAGGGGAAATGCTAGCTTCAATTCCTGCCATACAACCAGTTAAAACAGAAAAAAAAGTGCGTATTGCTTCCGGTTTTGGCTGGCGTGTACATCCTTTATACAAAGTAATGAAGTTTCATGAAGGTTTGGATTTCTCAGGTTCTATTGGTACCGATATTTATGCAACAGGTGATGGAACGGTAGTCGAAGTTGAATATTCACGCAGAGGATATGGTAACAAAGTGGTAATCTCCCATGGATTTGGATATAAAACATTGTATGCACATATGCATAAATTCAATGTGCGCAGAGGGCAAAAAGTAAAAAGAGGTGAAAAAATTGGGGTGATTGGAAATACAGGGCTTTCTACTGGTCCGCATTTGCATTATGAGGTTATTTTGAATGGAAAGAAATTAAATCCGGTTTATTTTTTCCATAATGATTTAACACCAGCTGAATACGAAAAAGTTCTTCAGCTTGCTGAACAAGCCAATCAGGCTCTTGATTAA